From the Dermacentor variabilis isolate Ectoservices chromosome 5, ASM5094787v1, whole genome shotgun sequence genome, the window TGTTCTCGTATCTTGCGAGTGCTTACTGCTTGTCACAACTGCTTCAATGTTTTCGTAGTGCTTGTGTTAATGAATCATGTCTTCCCTCCCGCTGTTGTGTCACTTTATGACGCTGTAAGGTAGAATAATTAACTTTGTCAGCCGCTTAACAGCGTATCACTCTGAGCAATGCCTGTTGAAAGATGTTGCCGCTCTCAAAATGTAACGGAGCTCTTCCTTGCCCAGTTTAtacgagcgagagagagagagagcaagaagaggaaagacagtgaggtcaaccagaccagcatccggtttgctaccctacactgggggtgtcTGCTATAGGACTTTTTCGGATAGGAACGGGCTCATAACACTGCGGCAGCATGGCTTGGTGCTCTCTGCTACTGTGATGTCTCGGCGCGACAAATGCCGGGGAGCTGCGATCAGGCTATGACCGGCCGTAGCCTTCAGGCCACGATTACAACCACCGTCACATCTATTAGGTCACCACGCAGAAAAGAAAACCACATGGAGCTTGGAAAGTTCGTTGGTGTCTGCTCACGAAGTCCCGATTGTACGGCGTGTTTCTTCCTTTTAATATCATTCTAAGGTCATAATGATTCCCACTAGTGAATAACATTACAAGGGCTTTGATGTCTACTGTCTGGGAGTGGGTGGATGCTAGTATAATCATGCTATTCGTGAGTTATGCTCAGATGCAGTACATGAGCTTTATCAGTTTCTGTGTTTGtaatattttgttttttcttgttgcccAATTATCTTGTTAGCAACACTCTTTTTTGGCAGTGTAACGTGTCTGGCTATTTGTTCTCTCTATCAGCCTCCTCTTATCTAGAAGCTTGAACCTTTAGTTGTTATGTCAAAATGGCAGGCCCTCTACTGtcgaatttttttcattttgttttatcTCATAAGCAACCACAACCGCCGCAGCTCGCACGGAGTAAACTGAACGTCATTTAACGgtcttttaattattttttttttgtggaattgTCGTAGTCACCGGGCACCCGCGATGACGGGGCCTCGATATCGAGCATACGTATTTTCGACGCGCGTCGGTCTCGTGAACGGGGAAGATGTACGGAGCCGCCGTGCGTCTAGGAGGAGGTGGACGAAGGCGGCTGGACGTCCTCGCTACGCAGAGGCTTGAACAGCTGCCTCGTGAACTGGAAGGAGTCGGTGGCCGACTTGCCCACGGTGCTGCCGGCGCCTTCGGCCCACGTCTGCAGGCGGGAGGCCGCGTTGTTGAAGCTCAGCGGGAACCCGTCGGCGACGCGCTGAAACTGGCTACCTGCAACGGGCAGTGTCTCCTTGAGCAAATAACTGAAGCAGTGTCTCTACACAACTTCTCGTAGAGCGGTTTGCCTTTTCGCAGACATCTATACTTCGGACCGTATGTGAAATTCATGTGGTGTATAGACAAAAGTCAACAAATCTGTTTGGTCTATCGTGCCTCATAAACTCCCAATGGGGATTTCTTTGCAGACAGTCTGTGAAAAAGATCGGTCGGCAAGAAATTCGAGGCCGTAATTCCGCTCTTACCTATAGACAATCGGTAAGAGATGCGCGCGGACGTAACCGAGGCTGCCATATTGTTGTACAGCCAGCATGGGGAAAAAGTATACGAGTTATCTCGGTTCGCCTATTTCCAGCAGGACAGTGGGAGCTGTGAATAGGGAAACAATATGGCGTATGCGGGCATCTCTCGAACAGTCGTTAAAGTATTCTCAGAAAGTGGCCTGTAATTTCTGTTATATATTGTTAAGTTTATTATTTGTGAGGCCAGTGACAATTCGGTTACAATTAGGAATCGGATGGGCTTATACGGCTATGAATTGCTGCGGCGCTAacttatacaaagaaaaaatgagCCTCCATTACTTTCTATGCTCAAAAGCGTGCTTACAAAATTTTGTACTCTAACCATTGTTGAATAAAACGGTTATATTCAATCCAGCTCCTGCAACGTCCCTACATGGACGCATACTCACGTGTTACATTGCCGCTGTCAACGTTTACGCGATCGTGAAATCAGACGAGCCTGGTTCTACTGTTAGCGCGTCTGTCTATCAATTATTCCACGGTGAGGCAATACCAGCGTACTGAGACAGTCAATTTAAATACATCGTACCCATAGCTCATGGGCTATAAGCGGAATGTTGAGCGAGAGGGAGGTGAAAGTACTTTTCGAAGGGCGCAGTTCATTGTTATGGAACTGTTAGCATTGTAGTACAGACATTAAGAACCATTATAGCAAGCAAGTACAAATATGCAAAAAACGCACACAAATCTATACTAATATACACAATAAGCAATGCAACATACAACACTATACAATATGTTATAAATTACTTCTCCTTATGGCACTTGAGTGAAGCCTATCTTTCTTGTTGCTGTTGAGCCGCTAGGTTGTCAGTGTGCAgcttgtggatatatatatatatatatatatatatatatatatatatatatatatatatatatatatatatatatatatatatatcgtactGCTATTTCGTAGTGCGTAGTGAAATAAGCAGTCTCGTTCGTATAAGACCAACAAACCCAAGGAATAAAATGCACGAAAGACGATAcacgggagcatatacagggtttttcttttttttttaggtgatAAAATTTTTTCTAAAAAAAGCTATAGGCGCAGATACTGCGCCGTTCTTGCAGAGGAGTTCGTAGGCGAGGCATACATACCTTGCCGCTAATAGCGTGAGCTTTAGAACACTAATTATCAAAATTGAATTACCTTTCTTTTTGTGCGTTGGGAGCAATTGTTTAAATGTTAAATTTGAAGGCactcacattttaatgcaccctATTTGTTTTTTCGGTTGAAAAACGCCTAATTCGACATAATCATCATTGAATTTTAGCAGTAAATACAGGAAGTATTAATGGGAGCCGTGCTCGTCGGGAGCGCAGGAAAGGCAGCCCCGCTATCATATCAGACGGAAACGTCCCGTGATGAAAAGCTAGTTGGAGTTTGAAACAGAACGTCTCGGCCAGTCGTAGCAGGTGCTGATACGCACGCTTTGCCTGGTAAGTATATGTGCGGCTGTGTGCCGTGTCTGCATTTGTCGCCACCTGCCATCATTCAAACTTCGTCACACACTTCTTTACGAGGTGTTCCCATCTGACGTAGCAGCGGGAGTCGCTGGGGCCAACGTTTCGATCACCGTTGATCGCTTCAAGTTCGCACCTACACGTGAACCTCCGTCTTGTCCAGCCCCATATTCTCAGAGCGATACGACAATACGGTAGCATTCGCAGGCCGAGTCTCACGATCGACCGTCGGGACGCCGACTGTGGTTTCAATGTTGTTTCAATGCGTTCAATGCTTCAATGCGTTCAATGTTTCAATGTGTTTCAATACGAGGAGCCGACAACTTACCGACTGTCCTGAAGGCCTCTAGGAGTCCGCCGGTGGCACCTGAAGAAGGGTCGACCTCTGGCTCTGGTTCCTTGGCAGGCGCCGCCGAGACAGCTGCTACCAGCAGAGTCATGCCAACCAGCGCGAGTGCGTAGCGACTCATGGTGTAGATGTTCACAAGAACGCTAGAATGTTCTGCGAATAATTGCAAGAATAGTCATTCCTTCTTAGGATCCTACTTCTTTCGATGTGCTGCGATGCGCTTGCCATGCAATGACGCATGCGGTTCTAAACAGACATACGCATCTAATAAGAAGACTGGAtaatcctgtgtgtgtgtgcgtgcgtgcgtgcgtgcgtgcgtgtgtgtgtgtgtgtgtgtgtgtgtgtgtgtgtgtgtgtgtgtgtgtgtgtgtgtgtgcgtgtgcgtgtgtgtgtgtgtgtgtgtgtgtgtgtgtgtgtgtgtgtgtgtgtgtgtgtgtgtgtgtgtgtgtgtgtgtgtgtgtgtgtgtgtgtgtttagagagagagatacgGTCCTTTAGGTGCATGATGGCGCGTATGGTTAAGTTACGTTGCAAAGCAGATAAAAAACTTGTAGTCGTTAACCTTAATTGCCTCACTGAGCAGCTGCCCAGAAGGTAAAGATAATCAGAGTAGTGAAGGCCACATAACAACAATGTCCTAGTGTATCTACTTCCAATAATGACGTCAGGAGCAGCTCCGCTGCAACCTTGACCTGAATGGTTGCGAATTTGCAGTGTCTTGCGTCACGTCTATGGGCGGAACTTCTAGATGCTTATCGTCAAGCTTGCATACGAGAACCGATATTAATCAGCTCCAGTTCGCTGCCTCCATCGGCAGGACAATTAGACCTTCACATCTTTATTCACCTCATATCGGTAACCTTCAATTTTCTAGTGACCAGCAAGTGTTTCGTCAACCATTTCATCAAGCCTTCAGCGATATCGTTGACACGCACAGCTTCATCACGACAGCATAAATAGAGCATGAAGCTGCGCCTGTGTCAGAGTGTTATAGATGGGTGGGAGCCTCACAACATAAATGCATAAGAGGTCCAGATAAATTTATATGCGTTGTTTCAATCTCGAGTCACACACCTCAATGACAGGCTATAGGTTTACGAGATGGAAAATGGCGGACATTCACTAGTACTATTAATATGAATGAGTCTAGTGCGCTTATTAATCAAGTTAATTAAAATTACAGCGAAAAAAATGTGACTGTTCTCGAAAGAATAGAATAAACTTTCTACGTTCCTCGACAAAACAATAGCAACGAGGTTACAAAAGTATACCGATGTATGTGTCCTGAAATGCGATAAGATCATCTAATACATTACACATTATACTGCGCAGCCACGCCGCGACAGCGTATCACCCCGACAACTGGAAGAAAACAAAGGCGCTAATTAGCACCCGGTCCACGACGCTCTCCCGATCTGACTCCACGATGACCTTGCTCCTCACAACGCGACTCTTTTCAGCACGTGTCTCTCATCAAGCCTTCTGGGTGGCCGGGGAACGAGTGCGCAAATTTCCAAGCAATCACGTGGGCTTTCTGAAGCTGCAAGCATAGCAAAccagtttttcgtttcttttttttttattgccacagTCGTAGTACAACAAGGAAAGAAGATAGATACAACGCACCAGCTGTGGTGTCTGTTTCCTTCTTGTCATGAGCGTTACCAGCCTTATGACAAGCTTTCGTGTTGTTGCGTTTGAGGAAGCAGCACGCGATGAAGCACTCATGAGCCTCGGGAAACAGTTATCCGCCCAGCAACGCTAACGTTCCTCCTACGTACAGTGGTGGCGTTGATGAACGTGAGGTCAACTTGATTGCAAGGACTCTGAAACCTTTTCTCGTTTCCTTAAAGTCTCCTGGACTAGCCGccattccttctttccttctgtcCCCATGCTCCTGGACACAAATTAAGCACGAGGAGTGTGGAGTTTGCCAGTGCGTCCCTCTGGGAATTACCTGTTCTGTTGCTATAGTTCGACGCATATACCTTACGTAGTTCGCGTATTATCTGTTCACCTATTACAGCACACAACCTTTAACTGACGAAAACGCACCAAACAACACAACAAGTGCTGGACACCCGCTAAACTATATGCAGGCGACAATCAGCGGGAAGAAAATGGTACTGTGCGGTTTTCACTTTCGATCGAGTTTATCTTGTGGTTGAATCCCCGCGGCCAAACATCTGAAATTATGCTTCCTTCTAGACTTCATCGCTGTTAGTCGTGTAGAAGTTGAACATAgaagagtaaaaaaaattgttgtctGTGTTTTACGTTGCACCTTTCAGAGCTGTAAATATCGCTATACCCTGTAACCTTCACTTTTGGGACTCGTGGTGGGACGCTTCAAATAAGTACATCGCTAATGTGCAAGCCCTGAGCGAGTTGGCGATTAATTATCCGCAAAGGACGGCGCACGCGAAAAACACAACAAGAAGAAAAGCATTGATGCGTTACACGCTGTGCTTTGCTCTGGCGTTACGTCATCGCGTGCACTGCTCTTTGTTTGCCGTAAAATAAATTGACTATACAAGTTTTAACTCTCAATGAAACCCTGTAGCTTCACTCCGCGCTCCGTCAGCAAATTAACTCTCGCGCGCAGTGACGCATCCTTTCAGATCAAATGTCTAAGCAAACACACACCCAAACGAAATAACTTTACGCTTCTTTCTGGAACCAGTATTAGACCACTAACCACAGCGAAGACTGTTACAACGCATTCCTgcggaggaaaaaagaaatcaatactTCATGACGCGACCGCTATAACGCTTAGAACAGAGAGGACTCACTCGAAGCCGAGATAGAGCGGTGTCACCGATGCCTGCCTGCTACAAAGTGCGCGTCTTGTCTTCGGGCCGCCGCTGCCGTCTCTAtcattttcacttttttttttttttattccttacctttattttttttttctccaaggcCTCTCGAGAGTGAGGAAAGCGGTGGAGCGGCTAACCTGCTCCGCCACTCTTCCCCCTTCGCTTCGCTTCCCATTTGTGACGTCAGCCGGAGCACCGCCGTCGAAGCCGTACAAGCGGCGTGACGCGTAACGACACCTATTCCCGGAAAGGCGTCAGCGCGTTCGACTCATCTGTCAGCCCTATCTCGTGCTCACGTATCCAATTTCGATTGGTCATGCAGCCTGGTACCCCGTTTGTTTTTCGCGGGTCTGTTACGTAAGAAGTCTCAAGGGCAAATTACGTAAGCACGGGCTCCGTTGACAACTCCCTCGAGGAAAACCGCGCCCAAATGAGTGTTACGTATGGCTGCTGCGCGAGCATGCTCAGATAAGAGTAACCGAGTCACCCACGTGGCTTCGCGCGGACTTAGCACAAACGTTATCATGCAGACCACGAGAACCCTCGAGTATTGAGTTATTTTCCACCTTCGAAGGCGAGTTCTTGAAGAAGCGTAAAAAACGTGCGCTGGCCGAGTACTCCGTGAGTCGTGCATTTAGCCAAGCGCGCCGTCTTCATTAGATGGGCGTTGATTGAGTATTTGTATGTGCGCGTCGATATGATGCGGTGCTTGACAGCTTTGCAACACCTGTCGTCTCGTCGTTcctgtctcttttcttttttttttgctgtatttattttatgAACATACTCGCATTGTTTTGCTCCGTGACAGGTTTTACCCTTCAGCCTCGTTGAACTAAGGGCTAGTGTGAAATTGACGTCCGTTGAACGCACTGAAGCTGACTCAAGCCTCGGGCTTTTATTACGTCACCAGGATTAACTGTGCCCACGTGTTGACGTGATTTTACTATATATTTTAAAACATTACGTTTCAGCCCCTCTTGCTGGACTTCGACAGCCGAGCAGGGTA encodes:
- the LOC142582947 gene encoding uncharacterized protein LOC142582947 isoform X1, which translates into the protein MCNVLDDLIAFQDTYIEHSSVLVNIYTMSRYALALVGMTLLVAAVSAAPAKEPEPEVDPSSGATGGLLEAFRTVGSQFQRVADGFPLSFNNAASRLQTWAEGAGSTVGKSATDSFQFTRQLFKPLRSEDVQPPSSTSS
- the LOC142582947 gene encoding uncharacterized protein LOC142582947 isoform X2, with product MSRYALALVGMTLLVAAVSAAPAKEPEPEVDPSSGATGGLLEAFRTVGSQFQRVADGFPLSFNNAASRLQTWAEGAGSTVGKSATDSFQFTRQLFKPLRSEDVQPPSSTSS